A portion of the Pangasianodon hypophthalmus isolate fPanHyp1 chromosome 20, fPanHyp1.pri, whole genome shotgun sequence genome contains these proteins:
- the LOC113539544 gene encoding opioid growth factor receptor-like protein 1 isoform X1, giving the protein MGCEESVMDDSNNEYDSTWDDESEEEQFGMMRLTKQRARARPRNLAAAEDMQNFRRRCRENTHAYQSNGQMTRQVSQENRHADQSNGQMTRQVSQENRHADQSNGQMTRQVSQECQNLLFYRNRIPFRPDGVYIEQFHKYWFGDYTRLERVHSYIQCSLDEDEKEEWKTISLDAPLRGYQLFPTQEPGVNNSAHVLTPTEIRYFHEDVTVKKRLFKSYMLMLDFYGIELVSQETGKVKRAVNWKERFANLNRNTHNNLRITRILKCLGLLGFRHYQAPLVHFFLEETLVEDTLPRVKHSVLDYFMFAVLDKSERKKLIRFAFWNFEPKEKFVWCPRRIRNKFLKEKGTEKGSHKLHAVPNEGMSSDSNSQSNHNDLMNSTEVQNKAEIKTDTNEDTSDEKSLSSKIRNDENVSSECQDSEKQALPVPAAGNAKTSNANEETQALSGVDSQKEDSKARNKKIPNSVQKATEKSDENDSEYVVSTKQSKVLSGDKNFDNSTASDESTNENLTQTSNHSSTSESVANKTPLSGGNSGSDQQDHENQEDKSEQGNKDDLKSQHTDRDSKENDSEEIQKSGSELPEDSAATGTATDNEENQSVESNAEDSLTDEHVSNAVTSHYNENSDSTEVKNREDTESEQGIALRSDVNSSQVIPGKDTETGESTKEKSAEDKKTEIGCVRDGGTENEENIQTRL; this is encoded by the exons ATGGGCTGTGAGGAAAGTGTCATGGACGACAGTAATAACGAATATGACTCCACATGGGACGATGAGTCTGAAGAAGAGCAGTTCGGCATGATGAGG CTAACTAAGCAGCGGGCAAGGGCAAGACCGAGAAACCTGGCGGCTGCTGAGGACATGCAAAACTTCAGGCGTAGGTGTCGA gAGAACACACATGCTTATCAATCAAATGGCCAAATGACTAGACAAGTGAGCCaa gAGAACAGACATGCTGATCAATCAAATGGCCAAATGACTAGACAAGTGAGCCaa gAGAACAGACATGCTGATCAATCAAATGGCCAAATGACTAGACAAGTGAGCCaa gaaTGTCAAAATCTTCTTTTCTATCGGAATAGAATTCCATTTCGCCCTGATG GTGTATATATTGAACAATTTCACAAGTACTGGTTTGGTGATTACACAAGGCTGGAAAGAGTGCACTCCTACATTCAGTG CTCattagatgaagatgaaaaggaagaatggAAGACAATTTCACTGGATGCACCTTTAAGAGGCtatca GTTGTTTCCAACTCAAGAGCCAGGGGTAAATAATAGTGCACATGTCCTTACCCCAACAGAAATCAGG tatttccATGAGGATGTGACCGTGAAGAAAAGACTGTTCAAGTCTTACATGCTCATGTTGGACTTCTACGGCATAGAACTTGTCAGTCAGGAAACTGGAAAGGTGAAACGTGCAGTAAACTGGAAAGAACGATTTGCAAACCTAAACAG aaacacacacaacaatcttcGCATCACCCGCATTCTAAAGTGCCTGGGTTTACTGGGGTTTCGTCACTATCAAGCACCGCTGGTTCATTTCTTCCTTGAGGAGACTCTGGTGGAAGACACACTTCCACGAGTAAAGCACAGCGTTCTGGACTACTTTATGTTCGCAGTTCTGGACAAGTCTGAACGAAAAAAGCTGATCAGATTTGCCTTCTGGAATTTTGAGCCAAAAGAGAAATTTGTGTGGTGTCCTAGAAGGATTCGTAATAAATTCTTGAAAGAGAAAGGAACAGAGAAAGGGAGTCACAAATTACATGCTGTTCCCAATGAAGGAATGTCAAGTGATTCAAACTCTCAAAGCAATCACAATGATCTGATGAACAGCACAGAAGTacaaaataaagctgaaatcaAAACAGATACTAATGAAGACACAAGTGATGAAAAATCTCTTAGCAGCAAAATCAGAAATGATGAGAATGTGTCAAGTGAGTGTCAAGATTCTGAAAAACAAGCTTTACCTGTCCCTGCTGCAGGAAATGCAAAAACAAGTAATGCTAATGAAGAAACTCAAGCTCTGTCCGGAGTTGATTCTCAGAAGGAAGACAGTAAAGCAAGAAATAAGAAGATCCCAAATTCTGTACAAAAAGCTACAGAAAAATCGGATGAGAATGACAGTGAATATGTTGTCTCTACCAAACAGTCAAAGGTTCTGAGTGGTGATAAAAACTTTGACAATAGTACAGCCAGTGATGAAAGCACCAATGAAAACCTCACACAAACTTCTAATCACAGCTCCACAAGCGAGAGTGTTGCAAACAAAACACCTCTATCAGGTGGAAACTCAGGGAGTGATCAGCAAGATCATGAAAATCAAGAAGACAAATCTGAGCAAGGCAATAAAGATGATTTAAAATCACAGCATACTGATAGAGATTCCAAAGAAAATGATTCAGAAGAAATCCAGAAGAGTGGCAGTGAATTACCAGAAGACAGTGCTGCGACTGGAACTGCCACAGACAATGAGGAAAACCAATCTGTGGAAAGTAATGCTGAAGACAGCCTTACTGATGAGCATGTTAGTAATGCTGTCACATCACACTATAATGAAAATTCAGACTCAACAGAAGTTAAGAATAGAGAGGACACTGAATCTGAACAAGGCATAGCTCTCAGGAGTGATGTTAACTCATCTCAGGTTATTCCTGGTAAGGATacagagacaggagagagcaCTAAAGAAAAGTCTGCTGaggacaaaaagacagaaattgggtgtgtgagagatggaGGAACTGAAAACGAGGAAAATATCCAGACTCGGTTGTAA
- the LOC113539544 gene encoding opioid growth factor receptor isoform X7 yields the protein MGCEESVMDDSNNEYDSTWDDESEEEQFGMMRLTKQRARARPRNLAAAEDMQNFRRRCRENTHAYQSNGQMTRQVSQENRHADQSNGQMTRQVSQENRHADQSNGQMTRQVSQECQNLLFYRNRIPFRPDGVYIEQFHKYWFGDYTRLERVHSYIQCSLDEDEKEEWKTISLDAPLRGYQLFPTQEPGVNNSAHVLTPTEIRYFHEDVTVKKRLFKSYMLMLDFYGIELVSQETGKVKRAVNWKERFANLNRNTHNNLRITRILKCLGLLGFRRYQAPLVRFFLVETLVKDTLPRVKQSVLDYFIFAVLNRSERKDLIGFAFQHFEPKEKFVWCPRRIQRKLRKGISRQKHPSQTPARARREVMHHESTDRSLRGVLPRCQNSARNSRARQVKQNCTLL from the exons ATGGGCTGTGAGGAAAGTGTCATGGACGACAGTAATAACGAATATGACTCCACATGGGACGATGAGTCTGAAGAAGAGCAGTTCGGCATGATGAGG CTAACTAAGCAGCGGGCAAGGGCAAGACCGAGAAACCTGGCGGCTGCTGAGGACATGCAAAACTTCAGGCGTAGGTGTCGA gAGAACACACATGCTTATCAATCAAATGGCCAAATGACTAGACAAGTGAGCCaa gAGAACAGACATGCTGATCAATCAAATGGCCAAATGACTAGACAAGTGAGCCaa gAGAACAGACATGCTGATCAATCAAATGGCCAAATGACTAGACAAGTGAGCCaa gaaTGTCAAAATCTTCTTTTCTATCGGAATAGAATTCCATTTCGCCCTGATG GTGTATATATTGAACAATTTCACAAGTACTGGTTTGGTGATTACACAAGGCTGGAAAGAGTGCACTCCTACATTCAGTG CTCattagatgaagatgaaaaggaagaatggAAGACAATTTCACTGGATGCACCTTTAAGAGGCtatca GTTGTTTCCAACTCAAGAGCCAGGGGTAAATAATAGTGCACATGTCCTTACCCCAACAGAAATCAGG tatttccATGAGGATGTGACCGTGAAGAAAAGACTGTTCAAGTCTTACATGCTCATGTTGGACTTCTACGGCATAGAACTTGTCAGTCAGGAAACTGGAAAGGTGAAACGTGCAGTAAACTGGAAAGAACGATTTGCAAACCTAAACAG aaacacacacaacaatcttcGCATCACCCGCATCCTAAAGTGCCTGGGTTTACTGGGGTTTCGTCGCTATCAAGCACCGCTGGTTCGTTTCTTCCTTGTGGAGACTCTGGTGAAAGACACACTTCCACGAGTCAAGCAGAGCGTTCTGGACTACTTTATCTTCGCCGTTCTGAACAGGTCTGAACGAAAAGACCTGATCGGATTTGCCTTCCAGCATTTTGAGCCAAAAGAGAAATTTGTGTGGTGTCCTAGAAGGATTCAAAGAAAACTTCGGAAAGGAATCTCACGACAGAAACATCCTTCACAAACACCGGCTCGTGCAAGAAGGGAAGTAATGCATCATGAATCAACTGACAGAAGTTTGAGAGGGGTACTCCCTAGATGTCAAAATAGTGCCAGGAACAGTAGGGCACGACAAGTAAAACAGAACTGTACACTGTTATAA
- the LOC113539544 gene encoding opioid growth factor receptor-like protein 1 isoform X6, with protein sequence MGCEESVMDDSNNEYDSTWDDESEEEQFGMMRLTKQRARARPRNLAAAEDMQNFRRRCRENTHAYQSNGQMTRQVSQENRHADQSNGQMTRQVSQENRHADQSNGQMTRQVSQECQNLLFYRNRIPFRPDGVYIEQFHKYWFGDYTRLERVHSYIQWLFPTQEPGVNNSAHVLTPTEIRYFHEDVTVKKRLFKSYMLMLDFYGIELVSQETGKVKRAVNWKERFANLNRNTHNNLRITRILKCLGLLGFRHYQAPLVHFFLEETLVEDTLPRVKHSVLDYFMFAVLDKSERKKLIRFAFWNFEPKEKFVWCPRRIRNKFLKEKGTEKGSHKLHAVPNEGMSSDSNSQSNHNDLMNSTEVQNKAEIKTDTNEDTSDEKSLSSKIRNDENVSSECQDSEKQALPVPAAGNAKTSNANEETQALSGVDSQKEDSKARNKKIPNSVQKATEKSDENDSEYVVSTKQSKVLSGDKNFDNSTASDESTNENLTQTSNHSSTSESVANKTPLSGGNSGSDQQDHENQEDKSEQGNKDDLKSQHTDRDSKENDSEEIQKSGSELPEDSAATGTATDNEENQSVESNAEDSLTDEHVSNAVTSHYNENSDSTEVKNREDTESEQGIALRSDVNSSQVIPGKDTETGESTKEKSAEDKKTEIGCVRDGGTENEENIQTRL encoded by the exons ATGGGCTGTGAGGAAAGTGTCATGGACGACAGTAATAACGAATATGACTCCACATGGGACGATGAGTCTGAAGAAGAGCAGTTCGGCATGATGAGG CTAACTAAGCAGCGGGCAAGGGCAAGACCGAGAAACCTGGCGGCTGCTGAGGACATGCAAAACTTCAGGCGTAGGTGTCGA gAGAACACACATGCTTATCAATCAAATGGCCAAATGACTAGACAAGTGAGCCaa gAGAACAGACATGCTGATCAATCAAATGGCCAAATGACTAGACAAGTGAGCCaa gAGAACAGACATGCTGATCAATCAAATGGCCAAATGACTAGACAAGTGAGCCaa gaaTGTCAAAATCTTCTTTTCTATCGGAATAGAATTCCATTTCGCCCTGATG GTGTATATATTGAACAATTTCACAAGTACTGGTTTGGTGATTACACAAGGCTGGAAAGAGTGCACTCCTACATTCAGTG GTTGTTTCCAACTCAAGAGCCAGGGGTAAATAATAGTGCACATGTCCTTACCCCAACAGAAATCAGG tatttccATGAGGATGTGACCGTGAAGAAAAGACTGTTCAAGTCTTACATGCTCATGTTGGACTTCTACGGCATAGAACTTGTCAGTCAGGAAACTGGAAAGGTGAAACGTGCAGTAAACTGGAAAGAACGATTTGCAAACCTAAACAG aaacacacacaacaatcttcGCATCACCCGCATTCTAAAGTGCCTGGGTTTACTGGGGTTTCGTCACTATCAAGCACCGCTGGTTCATTTCTTCCTTGAGGAGACTCTGGTGGAAGACACACTTCCACGAGTAAAGCACAGCGTTCTGGACTACTTTATGTTCGCAGTTCTGGACAAGTCTGAACGAAAAAAGCTGATCAGATTTGCCTTCTGGAATTTTGAGCCAAAAGAGAAATTTGTGTGGTGTCCTAGAAGGATTCGTAATAAATTCTTGAAAGAGAAAGGAACAGAGAAAGGGAGTCACAAATTACATGCTGTTCCCAATGAAGGAATGTCAAGTGATTCAAACTCTCAAAGCAATCACAATGATCTGATGAACAGCACAGAAGTacaaaataaagctgaaatcaAAACAGATACTAATGAAGACACAAGTGATGAAAAATCTCTTAGCAGCAAAATCAGAAATGATGAGAATGTGTCAAGTGAGTGTCAAGATTCTGAAAAACAAGCTTTACCTGTCCCTGCTGCAGGAAATGCAAAAACAAGTAATGCTAATGAAGAAACTCAAGCTCTGTCCGGAGTTGATTCTCAGAAGGAAGACAGTAAAGCAAGAAATAAGAAGATCCCAAATTCTGTACAAAAAGCTACAGAAAAATCGGATGAGAATGACAGTGAATATGTTGTCTCTACCAAACAGTCAAAGGTTCTGAGTGGTGATAAAAACTTTGACAATAGTACAGCCAGTGATGAAAGCACCAATGAAAACCTCACACAAACTTCTAATCACAGCTCCACAAGCGAGAGTGTTGCAAACAAAACACCTCTATCAGGTGGAAACTCAGGGAGTGATCAGCAAGATCATGAAAATCAAGAAGACAAATCTGAGCAAGGCAATAAAGATGATTTAAAATCACAGCATACTGATAGAGATTCCAAAGAAAATGATTCAGAAGAAATCCAGAAGAGTGGCAGTGAATTACCAGAAGACAGTGCTGCGACTGGAACTGCCACAGACAATGAGGAAAACCAATCTGTGGAAAGTAATGCTGAAGACAGCCTTACTGATGAGCATGTTAGTAATGCTGTCACATCACACTATAATGAAAATTCAGACTCAACAGAAGTTAAGAATAGAGAGGACACTGAATCTGAACAAGGCATAGCTCTCAGGAGTGATGTTAACTCATCTCAGGTTATTCCTGGTAAGGATacagagacaggagagagcaCTAAAGAAAAGTCTGCTGaggacaaaaagacagaaattgggtgtgtgagagatggaGGAACTGAAAACGAGGAAAATATCCAGACTCGGTTGTAA
- the LOC113539544 gene encoding opioid growth factor receptor-like protein 1 isoform X3 yields MGCEESVMDDSNNEYDSTWDDESEEEQFGMMRLTKQRARARPRNLAAAEDMQNFRRRCRENTHAYQSNGQMTRQVSQENRHADQSNGQMTRQVSQECQNLLFYRNRIPFRPDGVYIEQFHKYWFGDYTRLERVHSYIQCSLDEDEKEEWKTISLDAPLRGYQLFPTQEPGVNNSAHVLTPTEIRYFHEDVTVKKRLFKSYMLMLDFYGIELVSQETGKVKRAVNWKERFANLNRNTHNNLRITRILKCLGLLGFRHYQAPLVHFFLEETLVEDTLPRVKHSVLDYFMFAVLDKSERKKLIRFAFWNFEPKEKFVWCPRRIRNKFLKEKGTEKGSHKLHAVPNEGMSSDSNSQSNHNDLMNSTEVQNKAEIKTDTNEDTSDEKSLSSKIRNDENVSSECQDSEKQALPVPAAGNAKTSNANEETQALSGVDSQKEDSKARNKKIPNSVQKATEKSDENDSEYVVSTKQSKVLSGDKNFDNSTASDESTNENLTQTSNHSSTSESVANKTPLSGGNSGSDQQDHENQEDKSEQGNKDDLKSQHTDRDSKENDSEEIQKSGSELPEDSAATGTATDNEENQSVESNAEDSLTDEHVSNAVTSHYNENSDSTEVKNREDTESEQGIALRSDVNSSQVIPGKDTETGESTKEKSAEDKKTEIGCVRDGGTENEENIQTRL; encoded by the exons ATGGGCTGTGAGGAAAGTGTCATGGACGACAGTAATAACGAATATGACTCCACATGGGACGATGAGTCTGAAGAAGAGCAGTTCGGCATGATGAGG CTAACTAAGCAGCGGGCAAGGGCAAGACCGAGAAACCTGGCGGCTGCTGAGGACATGCAAAACTTCAGGCGTAGGTGTCGA gAGAACACACATGCTTATCAATCAAATGGCCAAATGACTAGACAAGTGAGCCaa gAGAACAGACATGCTGATCAATCAAATGGCCAAATGACTAGACAAGTGAGCCaa gaaTGTCAAAATCTTCTTTTCTATCGGAATAGAATTCCATTTCGCCCTGATG GTGTATATATTGAACAATTTCACAAGTACTGGTTTGGTGATTACACAAGGCTGGAAAGAGTGCACTCCTACATTCAGTG CTCattagatgaagatgaaaaggaagaatggAAGACAATTTCACTGGATGCACCTTTAAGAGGCtatca GTTGTTTCCAACTCAAGAGCCAGGGGTAAATAATAGTGCACATGTCCTTACCCCAACAGAAATCAGG tatttccATGAGGATGTGACCGTGAAGAAAAGACTGTTCAAGTCTTACATGCTCATGTTGGACTTCTACGGCATAGAACTTGTCAGTCAGGAAACTGGAAAGGTGAAACGTGCAGTAAACTGGAAAGAACGATTTGCAAACCTAAACAG aaacacacacaacaatcttcGCATCACCCGCATTCTAAAGTGCCTGGGTTTACTGGGGTTTCGTCACTATCAAGCACCGCTGGTTCATTTCTTCCTTGAGGAGACTCTGGTGGAAGACACACTTCCACGAGTAAAGCACAGCGTTCTGGACTACTTTATGTTCGCAGTTCTGGACAAGTCTGAACGAAAAAAGCTGATCAGATTTGCCTTCTGGAATTTTGAGCCAAAAGAGAAATTTGTGTGGTGTCCTAGAAGGATTCGTAATAAATTCTTGAAAGAGAAAGGAACAGAGAAAGGGAGTCACAAATTACATGCTGTTCCCAATGAAGGAATGTCAAGTGATTCAAACTCTCAAAGCAATCACAATGATCTGATGAACAGCACAGAAGTacaaaataaagctgaaatcaAAACAGATACTAATGAAGACACAAGTGATGAAAAATCTCTTAGCAGCAAAATCAGAAATGATGAGAATGTGTCAAGTGAGTGTCAAGATTCTGAAAAACAAGCTTTACCTGTCCCTGCTGCAGGAAATGCAAAAACAAGTAATGCTAATGAAGAAACTCAAGCTCTGTCCGGAGTTGATTCTCAGAAGGAAGACAGTAAAGCAAGAAATAAGAAGATCCCAAATTCTGTACAAAAAGCTACAGAAAAATCGGATGAGAATGACAGTGAATATGTTGTCTCTACCAAACAGTCAAAGGTTCTGAGTGGTGATAAAAACTTTGACAATAGTACAGCCAGTGATGAAAGCACCAATGAAAACCTCACACAAACTTCTAATCACAGCTCCACAAGCGAGAGTGTTGCAAACAAAACACCTCTATCAGGTGGAAACTCAGGGAGTGATCAGCAAGATCATGAAAATCAAGAAGACAAATCTGAGCAAGGCAATAAAGATGATTTAAAATCACAGCATACTGATAGAGATTCCAAAGAAAATGATTCAGAAGAAATCCAGAAGAGTGGCAGTGAATTACCAGAAGACAGTGCTGCGACTGGAACTGCCACAGACAATGAGGAAAACCAATCTGTGGAAAGTAATGCTGAAGACAGCCTTACTGATGAGCATGTTAGTAATGCTGTCACATCACACTATAATGAAAATTCAGACTCAACAGAAGTTAAGAATAGAGAGGACACTGAATCTGAACAAGGCATAGCTCTCAGGAGTGATGTTAACTCATCTCAGGTTATTCCTGGTAAGGATacagagacaggagagagcaCTAAAGAAAAGTCTGCTGaggacaaaaagacagaaattgggtgtgtgagagatggaGGAACTGAAAACGAGGAAAATATCCAGACTCGGTTGTAA
- the LOC113539544 gene encoding opioid growth factor receptor-like protein 1 isoform X4: protein MGCEESVMDDSNNEYDSTWDDESEEEQFGMMRLTKQRARARPRNLAAAEDMQNFRRRCRENRHADQSNGQMTRQVSQENRHADQSNGQMTRQVSQECQNLLFYRNRIPFRPDGVYIEQFHKYWFGDYTRLERVHSYIQCSLDEDEKEEWKTISLDAPLRGYQLFPTQEPGVNNSAHVLTPTEIRYFHEDVTVKKRLFKSYMLMLDFYGIELVSQETGKVKRAVNWKERFANLNRNTHNNLRITRILKCLGLLGFRHYQAPLVHFFLEETLVEDTLPRVKHSVLDYFMFAVLDKSERKKLIRFAFWNFEPKEKFVWCPRRIRNKFLKEKGTEKGSHKLHAVPNEGMSSDSNSQSNHNDLMNSTEVQNKAEIKTDTNEDTSDEKSLSSKIRNDENVSSECQDSEKQALPVPAAGNAKTSNANEETQALSGVDSQKEDSKARNKKIPNSVQKATEKSDENDSEYVVSTKQSKVLSGDKNFDNSTASDESTNENLTQTSNHSSTSESVANKTPLSGGNSGSDQQDHENQEDKSEQGNKDDLKSQHTDRDSKENDSEEIQKSGSELPEDSAATGTATDNEENQSVESNAEDSLTDEHVSNAVTSHYNENSDSTEVKNREDTESEQGIALRSDVNSSQVIPGKDTETGESTKEKSAEDKKTEIGCVRDGGTENEENIQTRL, encoded by the exons ATGGGCTGTGAGGAAAGTGTCATGGACGACAGTAATAACGAATATGACTCCACATGGGACGATGAGTCTGAAGAAGAGCAGTTCGGCATGATGAGG CTAACTAAGCAGCGGGCAAGGGCAAGACCGAGAAACCTGGCGGCTGCTGAGGACATGCAAAACTTCAGGCGTAGGTGTCGA gAGAACAGACATGCTGATCAATCAAATGGCCAAATGACTAGACAAGTGAGCCaa gAGAACAGACATGCTGATCAATCAAATGGCCAAATGACTAGACAAGTGAGCCaa gaaTGTCAAAATCTTCTTTTCTATCGGAATAGAATTCCATTTCGCCCTGATG GTGTATATATTGAACAATTTCACAAGTACTGGTTTGGTGATTACACAAGGCTGGAAAGAGTGCACTCCTACATTCAGTG CTCattagatgaagatgaaaaggaagaatggAAGACAATTTCACTGGATGCACCTTTAAGAGGCtatca GTTGTTTCCAACTCAAGAGCCAGGGGTAAATAATAGTGCACATGTCCTTACCCCAACAGAAATCAGG tatttccATGAGGATGTGACCGTGAAGAAAAGACTGTTCAAGTCTTACATGCTCATGTTGGACTTCTACGGCATAGAACTTGTCAGTCAGGAAACTGGAAAGGTGAAACGTGCAGTAAACTGGAAAGAACGATTTGCAAACCTAAACAG aaacacacacaacaatcttcGCATCACCCGCATTCTAAAGTGCCTGGGTTTACTGGGGTTTCGTCACTATCAAGCACCGCTGGTTCATTTCTTCCTTGAGGAGACTCTGGTGGAAGACACACTTCCACGAGTAAAGCACAGCGTTCTGGACTACTTTATGTTCGCAGTTCTGGACAAGTCTGAACGAAAAAAGCTGATCAGATTTGCCTTCTGGAATTTTGAGCCAAAAGAGAAATTTGTGTGGTGTCCTAGAAGGATTCGTAATAAATTCTTGAAAGAGAAAGGAACAGAGAAAGGGAGTCACAAATTACATGCTGTTCCCAATGAAGGAATGTCAAGTGATTCAAACTCTCAAAGCAATCACAATGATCTGATGAACAGCACAGAAGTacaaaataaagctgaaatcaAAACAGATACTAATGAAGACACAAGTGATGAAAAATCTCTTAGCAGCAAAATCAGAAATGATGAGAATGTGTCAAGTGAGTGTCAAGATTCTGAAAAACAAGCTTTACCTGTCCCTGCTGCAGGAAATGCAAAAACAAGTAATGCTAATGAAGAAACTCAAGCTCTGTCCGGAGTTGATTCTCAGAAGGAAGACAGTAAAGCAAGAAATAAGAAGATCCCAAATTCTGTACAAAAAGCTACAGAAAAATCGGATGAGAATGACAGTGAATATGTTGTCTCTACCAAACAGTCAAAGGTTCTGAGTGGTGATAAAAACTTTGACAATAGTACAGCCAGTGATGAAAGCACCAATGAAAACCTCACACAAACTTCTAATCACAGCTCCACAAGCGAGAGTGTTGCAAACAAAACACCTCTATCAGGTGGAAACTCAGGGAGTGATCAGCAAGATCATGAAAATCAAGAAGACAAATCTGAGCAAGGCAATAAAGATGATTTAAAATCACAGCATACTGATAGAGATTCCAAAGAAAATGATTCAGAAGAAATCCAGAAGAGTGGCAGTGAATTACCAGAAGACAGTGCTGCGACTGGAACTGCCACAGACAATGAGGAAAACCAATCTGTGGAAAGTAATGCTGAAGACAGCCTTACTGATGAGCATGTTAGTAATGCTGTCACATCACACTATAATGAAAATTCAGACTCAACAGAAGTTAAGAATAGAGAGGACACTGAATCTGAACAAGGCATAGCTCTCAGGAGTGATGTTAACTCATCTCAGGTTATTCCTGGTAAGGATacagagacaggagagagcaCTAAAGAAAAGTCTGCTGaggacaaaaagacagaaattgggtgtgtgagagatggaGGAACTGAAAACGAGGAAAATATCCAGACTCGGTTGTAA